From Coregonus clupeaformis isolate EN_2021a unplaced genomic scaffold, ASM2061545v1 scaf2368, whole genome shotgun sequence:
tgaactcaaaagatgcccaacgattgaacagagcagtCAGTAGCTGAGtttctgtctggatcaagtgccattctgtgactggCTAATATTCCTTCTTGTTTTGGTGttgagtatcgtgatactaatcctggtatcgaagtcaaaattctggtatcgtgaccaCTATtatattcaagagcatgttgtctcaaccgatggcgggcacaacCAAACATCAGATGTAAAGTAGGGTATAAGCTACATTTTTGGACAATTGTGTTTTAAGGTTTAAAATTACTATTTATAAAAAACAACATTTTAAAGAAATAagagtttgacaaccctgttttttAAAGCTTTTAAATGATAAATTACAactgtttatcttttccagtgatgaagacatggatgtctcatagtATTGTGGGGCTATGCAAaataggtcaactttgagcacctttatctcttgaatgttttggcattcaggtccaaaggACACTTTCTGAGCACTcctacaatgggcaaatatgtatggaaagtttcgttcaaatcaaaaggggccGGGAAGATGGGAGGTTTTGTGTATTTTGTGACCCTAACACTCATGAGTTCTTCATTAGGTACCAGGGACCAGTGCTTCTGATCAGAAGAACCAAAGATGAGATCATTACCACCACGTGAGTCACTATGAAGGCATGAATAAATAAAATACTTATGGCGCGTTCAGATTCACTAGACTTGTTACCAGTGTATAGCTATAGTGGCTGGTTTCACTAACTGACGGTGTTGTGTTTCAGGGGTCCAGAAGATATCATGTCCAACAGAGGAAACAACCTCCTGCTCAAACTTCTGCAGTTCAGGTCGGTTCTCCGTCTCGAAGACCTCACATAGGCTGTGTAGGCCTATATCTATGTACACGTTGTACACTACAGACCTGATTATTCACAACCTCACACAGACATCTAAGGTGTTGCCTTGTACCATATATATTCACcaggaacagagagagtgagcgCTGTGTTTCTGTTTAAACCCTTTCTGATGTCATATCTTCAGGTACCCCAAGGTGATGACAGACGATGGAGTCAGGGCCATCAGAGCATGGCTGGCAGCCACCAACCACATAGAAGAGGCGGCAGTGTACAGTAGCTATGAGGTGGATGATGACTGGTGTGTGTCTGTACTGCAGTCgtataagacagagagagacgttTTCTTCCCCTGGAGCGTTGGTAAGACTGCTCTTCAAACACTATTACAGCTGGTTGACAGATTAGAATCTCCCTAGATGAACTACTTAACAATGATGACGGAATTAATGTCTTTGTCAAAAGGGTTTGTTTACTGCCCCTTAGACACTTGTCTCTGCTGAGATCGTGTATCCatatttaaacacacacacgtgttGTGGTTTTAACCCTTTCCGTTTTGTCAGGTGAGGACATGACACTGGAGGGAAGACGGCAGCTGGCTCTTTTCCTGGTGAGAAAACTTCTATTGTTCCCCCTCTCAACAACATGACTTGCATTCTATTGTCTCTCTATCCATCAGTGCCTTTCTTCTTATGTCCCTCTTCGCTCTGCCTTACAAATAGCCTACCTTTATTCTTCACCCCATCCTTTATTGCTTACCTGTCCTCCCTCTTCCCCACCCTCTGTTCTTAAGGGTAATTATCATGCTGAAGAACACTTGAGGTTTCCATAGTAACTAGGTCACCTGTGCTCTCCTTGTGACTGGTGTAATGTATTTATATTGAGCTCTGTGGTTATTGAAGTAATTTACTACAGCATGATAGGAGTGTCAATTACTGCTAATGCAGCTGCATTTATTATGTGGCTGGCTAATGCCTGTTAAGTACATCTGATTCCCTTTATATGGAAATGTCAGGTGGTGGTGGGCTTCCATTAAAGTCAGTCAGACAAAAGCAAATCTAATCTACAGAGTTCCATTTATTGGGAATGTTCTCTCTCGTTCATTGTCCGACTCTTCTCCGTTTCCATCACTtgttccctccctcctttcctcaggCACGGAAGTACATGCGGAACTTCGAGTCAACGCACTGCACTCCTCTCCCCTACTCTGAATTCGCTGCCCCTTGGAGACTGTAAAAGAGAGATGAGGGATGGATAGAAGATAACGAGAGGCAAAGAGTGGTGGAGGTGAAGCGGCTGGCGAAACCAACCAATCAGATGAGGTTTACAGAGCATGGATTGAAGGTGTTATCATGTATCTATGGGAGGTGTTCAAGGCAGCTAGACCCAGTCGGTATTAGAATGTTGCAACCCTGCCCACCTGTGGGGAAAACACCTgtggttaccccattggctcatAGCAAAAACTTGGCATTTTGTCTACTTGTTTTaatcaattacaaaactacatttaagaaaagtaaaGGTCTAAAGAGTACTGCTCCCTAGCGTTttcactacttagaaaaacgtaATATTGCCTCATGCCCCTTTTTATGACGATGCTAGCAGCCACTTGAGTGCTAGCTAGCGACCGGAACATTAAGCTAgtcaagaccaacaacacaaacaaacggaCTAACgttatacagctacaagtagtgagtggggtTAAACAAACTGTACTGAACAAGTTAAACGTCTTACCTGTGATATGTTTTCCACACGCATAGCAACGCTTACTCTGCGTCCCCACATTTCCCACgccgaatagcctgaagccacagggctcttctcgcaggctctatTTTTTGACCTGgctacatgtacattgaacaacacagcagctttttggtatgttttgttatttctgtagaagaaaaaaaaaaatctacgacaaagttggctcttttacaatgGGGTGAATGGTaaaagaatgtttgttttcccaatttgtgggcgtggtcTAGGGGAATTCCTTATTACGTTAATATCGACTCGGAGTATCAGatatatgtttttgttgttaCTGTTGGCACGGTAACGGCTTTGTTCAcgtttataaactgggtggttccagccctgaatgctgattggctgacagcc
This genomic window contains:
- the abhd16a gene encoding phosphatidylserine lipase ABHD16A, producing MESFVQIKRGREDGRFCVFCDPNTHEFFIRYQGPVLLIRRTKDEIITTTGPEDIMSNRGNNLLLKLLQFRYPKVMTDDGVRAIRAWLAATNHIEEAAVYSSYEVDDDWCVSVLQSYKTERDVFFPWSVGEDMTLEGRRQLALFLARKYMRNFESTHCTPLPYSEFAAPWRL